The DNA window TCATCATATCCTTCTGATCAGTTATCTTAACTGTAAACGATCCCTGTCAGATTAGAAAGAGATAAATAACATTGAGTCAagctgaaaaaagagaaatggggCACAGCAATCTTGCATTAAGTCATACCTCCTTGTTTTATCATAGGGTCATACGGGACTGGACTGCTTAGGTGGAAGGGACACGTCCCACACAACTTGACTCAGCTGCGGCATTTAGAACATGACCGACAAGGTGAGTGCATTTATGGGTATACATTTATAAGTCTGAGAACTTTAGCACTGCTGGTGAGATTATAAGGCTGCTACTGCAAGAGGCCTTCAAGGatcatactttttctttccttctttaaaaaaaaaaaagaaaaaagatttttcctcccctgtttGAGGTCCCATTGACCAGACTTACCCAAAAGGCCTTTGTATGAGAGCTGGATGAAGCTGCTGGACACCAAAGGCAAAACCTACCAATGAAAACACATCACATTCTCTGTAGGGGTGTTATTTTGGCTACTTATTTAtgctatatatacacatgcacacaaacgCAGAGTAACAGCCTTCACTAACAACCTCCAATGATGATGTTTGAAAGGCTGCAGAAGCACAAATTAGGAAGTAAAATGTATCAGTCCGTATATACACACCCCCCCCATACATCCATACAGAACTTAAGTGCACGCTTTCCTAGAGATGTTTAGCAGAACGGCTTTTTCTAAACAACAAGCACGAAGTTTTAATTcgcattttattttgtgctcCATTCTGGTCCCTAACTTTAGCCTCTGAAGGATTATATGGTACTTTCTACAGCCTTAAATTCGAGCCATCTCTACTCATGAGGACTTAGCGTGGGGGTCAAATCCTGacttcatttctgttcttcaagTGCTCAAGCATAAACTCCTCCTTTCCTTGATAGACATTTAATTACTGACACAGGTGTTCCTCAGGCTGAGCACATGGGGATTCAGAGCAGCCTCCTTTAGAGCACAAACGTGTGCACACTCTGCGCTCCTGCCTCTcttgctgcaaagcagcagcttgggaAGTGCCGAGGACATCAGATTGGCTCAGATGTGGTCTTAGGAAGAGCCATTTCATTTTAAGGTCTGCATAATAGCTCCCATCTGTTTGAGGAGTTTGCATTAAGATATTGTTTGCATTAATAAGACACACATTGGAAGTGATTAATTCCTAGGCCAATCCCTGCAATGATACTGTAAATGGTCAGCGCCACCACATTCTCAGCAGTAGGAATAACCAATGAAGTGTCTGAGCTGCGGAAGTCTTCCTGGGGAACTGCAGATATTTTATTCCTGattgattttggtttttaaataagGCACATGTAGTACAAAATAGCCAGAAAGTTACTACACGCTGCATttacaaatcaaaaccaaagcacacCCAAACAGTGAGCGTACTTCAGGAAAGTGCAGGGCAGCactacctttttttaaaagttttactCTCTTCGGAAACCTGAAGTACAGAGAGAAAAGCCGTTCAGGGCCGCTTCCTCACCTGGCTGCATTATCCGCGGCTTGGCACCCAGGTACGCCAGGTTCACGTTGGCTTTCCTGCCATCGATGATGGGGTTGGGGTCTTTACAAgccctttcagcagcagctctgtcagcCATGGTGACCTTAACGGGCGATGCTGCGCATTAGATCCCTTTCCGCGGGGAAGCTGAAGCCTCTCGCCCGTGGCAGAgacccagctgcctgccctccccccccccccccccccccccgccccgggcggCGCTGGGGGACAGCCGGGGTGCCGAGGGGCCCCCGACCCGACCCCCGTCCGCCTGCCGAGCGGAGCGCAGCGCCCCGGCGGCCGCGCCGGGAGCGGGAAACGGGCCGCCAGTAGCCGCGGCCGGCGCAGGGCGGAGGGCGCGGGCCGAGCTCCGCCGCCGGCAGATAACCCCCGGCACGGCCGTATCAGGGAGCAACAGGCGCGCTGGCATTGCTGCGAGAAATTAGGCAATTGCCTCCTCAATCTCCTTTTTCAGTAATTCCCCCCCTTTGCTTCCCTCTAAACTCaccagcagggaggggagaggagaaaacaaaacaaaacaaaacggAGAGAAAGCCAAACTGCCCGACGCTCCCTCCCGTCCCCCgagcccggggctgcccggctCCTTACAGGGACGCCCGCAAAGTTTATCCGCGATGCCCACGCAGCCGTCcacctgccccctccccagccgcCTTCCCCGGCCCCCGGCCGCTCCTCGGCACTTACAAAGCCGTATCCCCGGGACTTGCCCGTCTGCCGGTCGGTGATGACCACCGCCTCCTCGATGTCGCCGAAGACCTCGAAGTACTTGCGCAGGCTGGAGTCGGTGGTGTGGTAGGGCAAGCCCCCGACAAAGATCTTGGTGTAAGTGGTGTCCTTCTGCGTCGTGTGCATTTTCCGCCCGGCCCTgcgcgccgcgccgccgctcTACACCCACGCGTGGCCGCCGGGGCGTGCGGGTCCTGGGCGGCGAGACCCGCTTCCAGAGTCAGCCCcgctctttttttctttttttttttttttttctcctctctgcccccccGCTTTTCCCCCGTCACCCAGTTACAACGCAattcccttttgcttttgcaaacccagcttcctcctccttcaaaaGCGGAGCCTCGCAGCCTCCGGAGGTTTTGAGGTAGGTACCggcaaaaggaggagaggaggccgggcagcagccagcctggtGGCCGTAGCGCTGGAAAAGagcacaagcagcagctggaagaacaGCGCAGGGCCTGGGCGCTAACAACTGAGTGGCCTCTCCCCCCTAAAAGCCACCGGGTCGGCACTCggttcctcctccccctccacctcctCGCAGGGGCGGGGACGGGCGGCGGGGCGGACACCGCGCTCGGCCGCGGCCCAGCCGGGGCTGACACACAGCTGTTGGAAACGGCTGGATGCCCCTCCGTGCGGCGAGTGCCGGCCCTTGGAGCCGTCAGGCGAAGGGGCTGCTTCAGAAGTGCCCCGCGGGGAGGCTCGGTGCCCTCCGAGGCGGGTTTGCCCCGGGCTTGTGCAAATCGGAAGAGGCGGGAGGCAGGGTCTTGTGGGGCACCGCTGCCCGCGGGCAGGGCCGGCTCACTGGGAGCTGGAGGTCCTCAAATGTTTCATTCCCTCTCTGAAGGCTTGTGGTGAAACCCCTGCCACCCTCACCTACCTCCTTCCCAAGGGTAGCAAAGCTATGGTGCCACAGCACTTccattgttgttattattattattgtggtggtggtggttgtggtTCTTGTTACTGGCTTGGacagaggatgaaaaaaaatggtaaagttgcttcccttgtttttctcttctcttgctgcctttgctctgtgctgggaCTGGGAAGGACACAGAGGAACAACAAGAAAGGAATGTCTGTGTGCAATGGAGAGGCAGAGGACTGTGGGAGTTGGGGGGAAGGGAGACTCACAGGGAGACAGGAAGGATGGGAGGAAGGTTAAAGATTGGGGAAAACAGATGTGCACATGTGTATAGACTTCTAAACCACTCCCTTGTGGTCCCAAAATCTTGATAAGTAGTGgtgtctctttttcctctttctcctacTTCCTCTGTCTGTTAGACATTTTCCTGTGAAGTCCCTTTCTCCcttagaaaaaaagagcaatgcaTCAGTTGCAGGAGGGACTTTCACAAAGCTCTTCAGCCCCTGCAGTACCAAATGTTAACCATGACAACACTTAGCCCTAAGCTTAGGCCCTGCTTGCCCCGTATCTAACCCTGGCCCCATTTGATTTTTTCAGCAGTCATTGTCCTAGTTCTAATGGCCTGTACAATACTAGGCCATGCTGTCACTAAACCTTACTTGATCCTTCAGACTCTCTAGATCAAATCGTTTGGTTTAATACATTAGGACTAACTCAGGCTGAAGCCTAGCAACCCTAGCAGGATCCAGGTGCAAATGTTACTTTTCAGCTCAAGCTATGACAAGCCCTTAACCTTGGCCTGAATCCAGTTAAACCAGCTAACTCTGCCCCAAAATTTCTCGCAGCATCGCTCTCATATTGGTCTGGAACATTGTGTTAAACCTGACACTCCAACCATTTCTGTTCCAAGGGCTAATTGTAACCTTAAACTCTGGCCCAGTGACCTGAACTTTAATACTAGCCCAACTAAAGGTGTCAGCGCTCACTAGAGCACTACGGCACATACACCGCTTAAGAGtacatttaatttctcagcCCCTTGTGGACCTGAAAGATGAACTTCACCTATACCCAAACatagcccagcccagcccattCCCTTTCCCTTGCTGTGCCCACCACTTCAGCATGTCTTGTGGCATCTGCAGGAATGGTGAATTAGCCTAGTTTTTCAGTCATTGCACAAACTCCTGTGTTAAAGCCAGAAAAGCAACACTTGGCTGTCCCAGAACTAATTGCAGCTGTATTTAGGAATTTGCCTCTTTAATCTCAGACACATAGCCCAACAGAAAATTGAGCCCAAGTGGAAGACTGGTGACCTTGACAGACTCAAACCCAAAACCTAGCCTTTTGATCTAACAGCAACAGCAGGTCTTCCAGGATCCAGAAGCAAAACCTAACTTTCCACATCTATATCGCAACAAAGGACACACTTCTTGCATTCTGGTAGACTTCATCAGGCAGCCCTTGCTCTAGCCTGAGTCATTCTGTCACAAGTCCAAACACAACCACAATACCATCATTAAATTGAGGTGTTTTAAGAGATGTCTtaacaaaacccccacagctTATTTTCCTCAAATGTCCATAATCTGCTTACTGTTTTTGCAGCCTTTACAGGTTCCCGTAATGAACAAGCCTTTTCTGGTCCTTCTCTCCCAATGCACAAACCTGATTCCAACCAAATGTAGCCTTAAACTAAGAAAGCTACCTCCCGCAGCACTACAACACTACCTTCATGCTACAGGCCTACAGATCCTACAAGTACTGAAAATATATCTTCAGCCCAAATTGTTGTCCATTAGATTTTTCTGTGTGCCAAACCTCATCCTATTTCAGTGGTGCCTACAGGATTCACATATAATATCAGCAGTCCTTGCCCTTCTTTTCCTAACCTTAAACTGAACTATAATTGTCATTGGTACCACAGTCATTACAAAACCCAGTGGTTCTGGAACCACAATTCTGTAATCTCGTTTCTCTCACACCCTAATCCCAATCTTCAGCCTAACcatagtttaaaattaaaaaaggtgaTGCAGCTGTCCTGTGGGTATCCTGCGCAATCTCACTAGTACTGTCCTCCTTCTTTGATATTTCCTAGGGGATTAAGATAATCACACAATTCTCCATCCAGTTCTCTCTCAGACCTTAGCTCTGTCCCTCAATCAAACACTAACTGTAGCCTTAACACAAGAACTGTTCCTGCTATGATCCAAAACATGTACagtccattttccattttactcTGGCAGGCTAACACATCCTCTTTTCAAAAACCAGCAGGAGTGACCCTGGCCATTAAAAGATCGAAATATGTCCTGTAAGCTATGCTACAACCATTCTACTACTGTATTAGCATCCTCAATTTAAGATGGCAATCCCAATAAAATTCAGGAATAATTACAGTTCTCCAGCTCATTCTTTCCTCTAACCAAACCGTATCACTAATGCTAACACTATCACAAGAAGAGAACCCCTATTATTGAGGACTAACCCCTCAAAACTGAGTTTTACCCTTTTATCCCTGCCAGCATCAGACCTCTTCCTACTTTGGTGGACCTGACAGAATCTAGGGTGCAATTTTCCAGCCTTTGGATTCCTAAGGAATTCAAACATAAATCCCAGAGAGGTGATACCTTGCCATTCTGCAATTAACTCTAGTCCATTCAGTCCACTGTCAACACAAGCCTTTATTTGCTCATGGCATACCCTATGAAAAGTAAACACAGGGCTCCTTTAACTCTTAGATGGATGACCTTTACTATCTTCTGACCAAATTGAGGCTGATTTGGTGCTACCAGCACCAGTCTATATCTTACTTCAGCAGCCCTCAGAAATAACAGTATTTCCCAACTGTTTCTCTGTCTTAATCATCACTTTAACTCTAGGTTTATCCAAAGAGAGGTGATCCCTGTCACCTGGAAATGAATTAAAGACAATTTGAACACTGTAGTGTTCAGGAATATATTGTATACTTCTCTCCTAAACCGTATGTTAACCCCAAATTTTAGGCTAGTCTTAACTCAAAGGAGGGCACCACAAACACCCCAGAAGAGTAGTTCATTCAGACTACACCCATTTGGGATATGTTCTGGCCTGATTAGGGCTTGTGTCCTTGTGCTAGGGTCAGGGGTCAGTACAGTGAAGCTTGAAGAGCAAGCGGAACCTGTAGGTACCACGGGAAATTGATGAAGCTGGATGAATTTTGAGATGAGGATGAGTCTAGAGTTAGCTGTTGGTTGGCTGGTGTTTACCTGGCTATGCTGGATGTCTGACTAAGTTTGCAGTCAGACTAATGGGTTTGAAGACTTAATGGCATGGACTGTACCACATCTATTGTGCTGCAGGGAGGTCGGTGGGCAACTTCGCCAATGTCATTATCTGAGTTACTTGAGAGAAtgtgtattttgtgttttgggatGGGCCACCAGGATGACTTACTGCTGGGGATCTGGTTGTGACTTTGGAATGCAAgtgtggaagaaagaaatttattcCTATATCCTGCAAATTTTGCAGTAGAAGCCACTGGTGAAAGTGTGACAGTTGAGGTAAGCAGTGAGAACATGTGGAAATAGGGGTGTATAGGTAGGGCATCCCTGGGAGAGATGTGAAACAGGGGTTCCTAAACCCATAAAGAGAATTGGAAATTTAACTTGGGTCAACCCATGTTCTGATGAGTGCCACAAACAGTAGACCACTGTAAAGCCTGAGAGAAGTATTGGTCTCATAGGTGGctattttggcatttttagGATCTCAGTTTTGATTCAAAGTAGTCCTGCTTCACTCTTATATCGCTGTGAGTCTCTCCCAAGTGTGTTGATAGTGTTGCTGAAGGCTGTTGTACTTGACAATTACCTTCTATGTGattttaatggttttaaaaaatatatctgaagcTATACATTAAATAGTGGTCTAATGTTTCTTTTGGAACCTGGTAGCATGACTTAACTGGAGGAAGCCCCAAAAGCTATCAGTTAcaattaattgtttttattgaGAGATTTTGTGGGTTTGCTGTCAAGGTAAGATAGAATAGACAACTTGCCAGCTTACCAAATGTTACCACTCACTGGTATCAGCGTAACTGTATCatcatgctttttatttatttatgagcACCATATGCCTGTCATGTCAGAAACCAGTGGATGTCATGTGTTcattcattaggtttctgaaaACAACAAAGACCCCTGATTATATTGCACACCAGTCATTCTTGCTAGTGctttattttagtaaataatAGTGGTCTTCAGAACATTCAGTACACCATCAATTAAATGCAGTTGGAATTTCTctatgtgtttatatatacatatacatgcatgCACATTTTATTTGCTGACACTATATTAGAATGCCTAAGGCCTAAAACTCTATGATTTTTAGGTAgggctgaaaataaaagtaattatttttctgttaaccTAGTAAAACCATCAGATTGGTCAGTGAGACTTACATTTCTCCTGAAGTTCCATAATGCCATAGCTCCATGAAAGCATTTGGCTGATAACATTAGTCACGACTTTGTTAATCCGTGCACTTCCACCATCCACATCCTGTTACAGAGAGGAGCAGAATGTCTAACCTTTGCTCTGCTCAGTGTATGTTACATTAACAATAGTTTGACTTTGTCTGGGGAAGCATAAAGTGTGGTAGTATGTAGTACATTCATGGTCTTAAACAGATCACAGTGCAAGAAACTTAGAAACCTCATCGTCTTCTCACTCTTCTTGCTGATGTACAATCTTTATCTATGATTAGTTCTTGAATTGtcaatttcttctaaaaatttCCTAACTGGGGAAGCTTCCACCACCTCTCTTCTGATAGTGTCCCCCCTTTATAACAGATTTcctcaaaggattttttttatcctgaagCCTATTAAGCTTACTGTTTTCCAAACTCCCTTTTGCCATAGTATCTGAGTACTAATCCACGTGATCTTTGACTACCGTAACCTCCCTATTCCCAGTTAAATCAACAAATGTAGACCACCAAGGGTCATATCTATCTGATGGGAATATTCTTCCCTTTAAAGGGCAGTGGAGGAGGTGACACAGAATTTCAGTGATTCAGCAAACAAAATTCAAAGCTTATGAAACTGTGGATGCAAGACATATTGCCTATATATAGGAAAGTAAAAGGCATGTCAGGTGAAGCAGAGGTGAATGATAAGTGTACCCAGAAGGTTGAGTGCAGTCATAAAGATTACAACGAGCACATGCTGTTGGCAGGGGAACACATGGAAACAagtggtaggaaaaaaaaagggaaagggttTATGAATACCAAATCATGAGTGCTATACTGAATAGTGCTTCCCAGTGCTAGAACAGGTCAGAAGGTAGAATGAGGCTAGTGCCTGGCATGAACTGAAGTTGTCCTATGATGCTGTCACAGAGGGAGTGCTGACACCAGAGGCTGAACCTGCAAAATCACAAAGCTCCCACACCCGCTATGGAACACGGAGAGAGTCAGGAGTACAATGATTTTTAATGTTGACAACAAGCAAGGCGGTTGTTCAGGTGAAGGAATAAATGTGGATTTGCAGATGAGCTGAAGCTTAGAAATTGGAATGTGAAACCCCAGACTCTCATACTTACCTGTCCTGGTCACAGGCAACTAAGAGACAGACAGCTAACAAATCTGCAAAATCCCATTGATGTCTATTTGTGTGGCGTAATAGCTGGATGACTATGCTAAGCACACTCTTGCGCATCTTTAAAACGTTGTACACCCACCCCCATCGTGATACCTGATGGGAAAACCAGCGCtcagagctgcctgctgagACATATACACATAGCCTGGACTGATACAACCACATAACACATCGCTTGCTTGTATTTTGTATGCAAAACAAGAAGTCCTGATATAAAGAATATTGTTGCGAAAAAATTCTCAGCCACTCTAAATTGATGGAGCGCTgctaaaagcaaagaaactaaACCAAATTACATCAGGTTACCTCTGGCCTTCAATCAatataagcaggaaaaaaagaaaccgaAATACAGGGATGCTGGTGAAAGACAGAGCCACTAAACCCTCGTCAGTTATTATTACAAGGGATTAAACTGACAGTCGACAAGCTGTATGCTAGACATTAGCCTCATAGAACACTGCAGATCTGTTAGTAGAAGTAGGttggtagaaaagaaaaaatatgtggaTAGATGGATAGAAACGCAAAGAGAACTCATTCAAACACACTTCAGCCCCTCTAGTCCTTAAGCCGTGTTGGAGGAATGCTACTAGGGAAAGTCCTTAGTGAGCAACTAATTACCTGTCACATAAATATCCTAGTACTGCAGCTTTGGATTCAGGAATTGCCTTCTCTATGCCCTCCTGCACTTTTAGCCCTCCAGAGGAGTGACTTGCACTTTCCTgtcaaagacccaaaaggccCTAGTTTACAGAGTTTACGGCCAGGAGATATTACATCCTCATTTGCCAAGTTCAacccaacacttttttttttttttttaaaggacttctTGTATTACTTGTAATGGGGAAACTGAGTTTGCAAGCAACTTGTCTTTCATCTAACTGCGGACGCAATTAAAACAGAGTCAAAAATGTTCCCTTGCCTACTTTTCATTAAGAGAAAAAGGGAGGTTTCAGTGTCCATCAGTCCTCACCCAAGGACATGTATGCTAATCCCagcataaacagaaaaagagagggagaaccGCTCCACAGAACTGTCCTCTCCTTTCCCGTGAAGGTATCTGGGGCGTGGAGGCACATAGAGGAAGAGAGGATGGATTAAATTTGTGCTCTGTCTTCTTCACCCAGCGTCTTTTGCTAGGGCCATGGAGGAGTCCTTCCTGTTGTGACTCAGACACTCAGATGAAAGCTGGAGCACTTTGCAAGTGCTGGAAGAGAGCATTTGGGAGAGAAGATGGACTTTAGCCAGAGGTCATCCCAGTTACATGGTGTCCTCTCTCAGGATAGAGAGTATATTGCCAGTGTCACCCCTAATATGCTGGTGAGTTGTGTGGTAGGAATACGTAGCTTGTTTACTCGTTCAACCATGTTTTCTGATCCAAAGATATCGTATGTTGCTGTCAAGTATTTTTAGTCTGAGCTTCTTAATATCCAGTTTGCTTTGCAGTCTTGGTTTCTTCAGCTAACAATAGCTCCAAGACAACAATAGCTTTTAGGTGGTTCCACTTTTTGGATTAGACatgatttgttaaaaaaagcagcaacatgtGATGGTAGTTTGGTGCCTTAATTCCAGAAGGATCTGAGAGAGATTTACTAGCCTGCGCTGAGTCTCACCACCTGCTGCTGTGGTACAGCTAGCTCTCCACTGTGACACAGCATTCCTCTTCTTCAAGGACTGTCAGAGCAGATTATCTTTTCTggttcagagattttttttttttctggctgggatttttttctttttttggtaggtAGAACGAGCTACGTTAGAATCTGGCTTGAACACTGAACTGAAACAAACTTCCAGGTGAGAAAGATCATGGAGGCTTCCTTCGCACCCCTCCAAAAGGTCAGGATTTCTGTAGTACGTTCTTTTGGTAAGGTGACACCTGCAGGTGTACAGCgcttctcccttcttcctgtgATGTCTGAACAGAAGTGACTCAGAAGGGAGGAGCTCTGCCTGCACTGAATCACCATTGCTTTCTATATTTATTCTACCAATTTAAAAGTCAAATTCTGTCAAAAATTCTGTTAAACATCTAAGATCCTGGCCTTGAGGGCTACAGCTTCAATACAATGCAGCAGGTTGGGGGGATGTTGTTTGTTTTGCGGTGCAAGTAGAAATTTGAGCATGATACTGCTTGAGCAGTGGGAGTTTCATCAATGTAGCATCTACATACTCATTGCTGCAACCCAGTAAGGTAATGTGAGGTTTTTTAAGCATTCTTATAGCCTTTATTGTCCTTGATTGGAAAAAACATGgcttttgcctttaaaaagaagtaaaaaaatcccccaaacccaaaacccttcTGACTTCGTTATGAGAATAAAAATAGTACTGTTTGGCTGGTTTGTCTTAAGTTTCACAGTTCATCTAAGGTGTGAGGTTATGAAGTAGGACACAGAAAACATGTCATGCTCTAATGCCTCCATTTTCACCTCTGGAAAGGACCTTTGCTAAGACACTACAGCTGTGAGTATGTTAACAGTTAGTGCTGCAGAAAAGGTATCACACTGCCCTTTGCTTAGCCATGTGCAAGGATCAAATCAGATTTAATTCTACCGAAGAATTCTCCTAGCTTTGAAGAACAGACCCTGTCAACATGAAATGATTAAAATTTCATATTAATTGCATATAAGGCTCAGGTATAGTGCTTAGATTTTCTAAGGTAGAAAATCACAGGTAGACTGACTGTTCAGTTCTAAGATAAGCATCCTGCCTACCCAATTAGCATTTGCCAAGGTCTGTTAATTTTCATTGATGTTTACCAATTcattacttttcaaaattagaGTCTGAGCAATAATTTTTCTGACATTTGATCATTTTACCAAGATCTGTTAAGGGGTTTAGCAAGGGTAAAGCAACGATCAGTCCACTTGCTGACCTGATCTTGCACATTGCCTTCGCACTGGGAACTGCAAGTATGTGGCAGTGCACTGTCTCCCTCGGGAATTtggaaaaaggtgagaaatagTGGATCTGCTGCAGGAGTGTGTCTGGGACTTTGGTGAGGTCTGTGCAAAACTGACTTGCTGTCTAATGTGTACATATTCTGGAATAAGCCTGGACTAGGCAGGACTGCCTCACTTCAAAGCACAATAGTAATTTAGGGGCTTAGAATGCAATATCATTAAATCAGAATTACGAGAAGAAATTGGA is part of the Balearica regulorum gibbericeps isolate bBalReg1 chromosome 2, bBalReg1.pri, whole genome shotgun sequence genome and encodes:
- the RBM24 gene encoding RNA-binding protein 24 isoform X5, yielding MHTTQKDTTYTKIFVGGLPYHTTDSSLRKYFEVFGDIEEAVVITDRQTGKSRGYGFVTMADRAAAERACKDPNPIIDGRKANVNLAYLGAKPRIMQPGFAFGVQQLHPALIQRPFGIPAHYVYPQAFVQPGVVIPHVQPAAAAASTTPYIDYTGAAYAQYSAAAAAAYEQYPYAASPAAAAGSLIKISDRTDPRGTPL
- the RBM24 gene encoding RNA-binding protein 24 isoform X3, with the protein product MHTTQKDTTYTKIFVGGLPYHTTDSSLRKYFEVFGDIEEAVVITDRQTGKSRGYGFVTMADRAAAERACKDPNPIIDGRKANVNLAYLGAKPRIMQPGFAFGVQQLHPALIQRPFGNKQAGTKQDISGLIIKQDTCSLCLSTGFCAAWSGNSPRSARSSCCFHYTLHRLHRSCVRPVLGRRRCRLRAVPLRRLAGCRCRVTDKDIRQDRPPRNSTVTSLPTEHEPF
- the RBM24 gene encoding RNA-binding protein 24 isoform X4, yielding MHTTQKDTTYTKIFVGGLPYHTTDSSLRKYFEVFGDIEEAVVITDRQTGKSRGYGFVTMADRAAAERACKDPNPIIDGRKANVNLAYLGAKPRIMQPGFAFGVQQLHPALIQRPFGNKQAGTKQDISGLIIKQDTCSLCLSTGFCAAWSGNSPRSARSSCCFHYTLHRLHRSCVRPVLGRRRCRLRAVPLRRLAGCRCRLSEVVFVR
- the RBM24 gene encoding RNA-binding protein 24 isoform X6, with product MHTTQKDTTYTKIFVGGLPYHTTDSSLRKYFEVFGDIEEAVVITDRQTGKSRGYGFVTMADRAAAERACKDPNPIIDGRKANVNLAYLGAKPRIMQPGFAFGVQQLHPALIQRPFGIPAHYVYPQAFVQPGVVIPHVQPAAAAASTTPYIDYTGAAYAQYSAAAAAAYEQYPYAASPAAAAGFQKLSS
- the RBM24 gene encoding RNA-binding protein 24 isoform X2, which translates into the protein MHTTQKDTTYTKIFVGGLPYHTTDSSLRKYFEVFGDIEEAVVITDRQTGKSRGYGFVTMADRAAAERACKDPNPIIDGRKANVNLAYLGAKPRIMQPGFAFGVQQLHPALIQRPFGIPAHYVYPQAFVQPGVVIPHVQPAAAAASTTPYIDYTGAAYAQYSAAAAAAYEQYPYAASPAAAAGYVAAGGYGYAVQQPITAAAPGTAAAAAAAFGQYQPQQLQTDRMQ